A region of the Desulfurispira natronophila genome:
CCATGTCCACCAGCGCTCGACTGCATACCACCATGTTGGCTCTGGCGTAGTGTGCCCAGGTTATTTCATGGTAAGTCGCATCACCGGTAATGCGACTAAGAAGACGAATTCCTGCTTCTTCTAGCAGTGGCTCGATGCGCCACAGTTCGCCAGCTATGTTGTACTCAGCTGTAATGGCGACATCGGTGCTGGTTCTGCTGGTGGGTATGCCGGTCCCTATCACGTGCTGCAACAAGGTCTGCCCTGCCACCTTATTGCCGTAGTTTTTACTGCCAATAAAACCAGGGCTGTTGACTGGAATAACCGGAATACCTGTCTCGCTGGTAGCTTCACGACACACGGCGTCAATATCTTCACCAGTCATGGCACTGACACAGGTGGAGTACACAAAGATAGCTGGGGGCGAGTAGCGTTGGTGCAGTTCCAGGGTTGCTGCCAGTAGTTTGGACTCAGCACCAAACACAATATCGAGCTCATCCATATCTGTGGTGAATCCCTGACGGTACAGGGCGCTGTGGCTTGAGCGGGTACCCCGGTTGTTCCAGCTATTTCCAATGCAGGTCGCTGGAGAGTGTACCAAGTGTGCCGCATCAGCAATGGGAACCAGCACAATTTGGGCACCGTCAAAAGCACAACCACCGGCAGCTGCCCCGGGAGTGGGCTTGACACAGCGGGGCTTGCCATCGGGAGTCGCGGTATGATGATCACACTGGGTATCGGGAGCAATGGCAGGGGTGAGCATATTCAGCTCCTTTCACTGGTGGCACAATGTGCGTCAGGCAATTTGATAATCCTGTCCTCATGAAAGCAACCCCTGTGCCATTTGCCGTATACCCAGTTTTATCACTACTTAGGTTTTTTGTGGCGGCATTGTCAGGTGCGAAACATGACAAAATGTCAGCTTTGCGACACGCAAAACCGACAACGGAAGTGGTTCGAGTTAGTCAAGATTCCATTTTATCGCTATTTGCAGCCAGTGGCACTGAGGTTGCTTAGGAAAGTGCAGTGGTGCAGTGCAGGCTGTGCCAACCCGAACGGAGTCAGAACTGTGACGATAACCCGTAATTTTCTTAGGAGAGAGATATGAGTACTTATATTGAAGGGTACCGCAAGGACGGTACTATCTGGATTCCAGAGTTTATTGTGTCCCTGGCATCAGAGGTTTGTATTGGCTGTGGTCGTTGCTTCAAGGCGTGCACTCAGGGCGTGTTGAACCTTATGGAAGAGGAAGATGAGGATGATGACGATAGTCGCATGTTTATGAGTGTTGTTTGTGAGGGACAGTGTATTGGCTGTAAGGCTTGCGCGGCAGCTTGCCCAAAAAGCTGTTTTGAACATGCGCCAATGGAAAAGTAGGGAGGTCAAAATGGAGTTTCGAGTCAATCAGCGAGTACGTGTCAGCAGGGATGTGCGTAATGACGGCACTTGCAGCTCCTGCAAGAGCGGGTGCATTGTCGCTAGAGCCGGAGATGAGGGCTTCGTGCGAGAAGTTTCAGAGTTTCTCTTTCGTCCTGCCATTATGGTGCACTTTCTTGAGCGCAATGCCGTACTGGGTTTTCGTGAGGATGAGCTGGAGATTGTAGAGGACTATGATCCCGATGCCGGAGAGTGGCGGAAGGTTGTGGGCGACTAAACGCCATGCTTTCCCTGGAGTGTCTGGGCAGTGTCCAGCGGGAAAACACGAAAATAGAGAAGGAACTACTGATGATGACTCAGGCCAAGTGCAGGCATGCCATGAGCAGTTACTCAGAAGTAGGATATTCGCGTATCGTATCGCCCGCCAATGACCAGGAACTCCATCTCACCGGCAAAGCCCTGGCGATGGATGATGCCGGAGAAAAAGAGGATTTTGGTGAAGGGCACCTCTACATCCATGATGAAGTCGCCGAATTGCTGGGCAATACTCTTGTCCAGGGAGAATGAGACCAGGTTGTTGTGCTCAATGCAACTGTGGCGCTTGCTGTACTCTTCCACTACCAGATGATCGTGAACATCGTTGACGCCGCGATGCAGGGTGACATGGGGGAGGAATTCAGGGTGAAAGCGGCGAATAATATGCTGGGTGTACGTGTAGAGGAGGTCCAGCTGGTAGTAGATCATGTTGCGATTGATGCGGGGGTGCATGCGCTGATACATGTACTCCTGATAGGCCTTGGTGTGGATATTGCGAATTACCTTGCGATGGTAGAAAGGCACCAGGCCAAAGCGACTCTCCACCCATCCCTTGAGCACTGCTCCCTCGGCACTATTGGCGTCAAAGAGCCAGCCTCGCAACAGGCGAAGGTAACTGGCCACCGACTTGCCCCGCACCTTTTCGTCCAGATTGAAAAGCACTTGCATATAGTCTTGAAAGATACGCGAGGCCTCCTCGATGGACTGCGATTTTTCAATGGCCCGAAAGAGTTCACCATGGTATTCCAGCACGCCGCTGATACGCACCTCACTATCGGGCGTCACGCTGGCGTGGTACTGGCGGCTGGCAAAAAGTGCAGCTGGAAGGTGAATCCAGTTGGTGGCGTGGTAGTAGGGTTTGAGGTTTTCGTCGCGCATAACTTTCCATACCACGGAACACCGGGAGTGTAAATGGCTATTTCACAGTATGACCGTGTTTTGGGGGCCTATTTGGCCTTTGCAGTTGGCGATGCCCTGGGCGCTCCGGCAGAATTTATGACGCCGCGGGAGATCGCCCATCACCACGGTGTGCTGCGCAATATGGCAGGCGGTGGCTGGCTGGGGGTAAAACCGGGGCAGATTACCGACGATACCCAGATGTCGTTGGCTCTTGGGCAAAGTATTGTTGAGCAGAAGGGGTTTGCTCTGGAGGCGGTGGCCGACCACTTTGTTGCCTGGATGCGTTCCAAGCCCATAGACATTGGCAGCACCGTGCGTCGAGGCTTGCGGGACTATATGCTTAAAGGGCAGACTCAGTCCCCACTTTCCGAGTTTTCCGCTGGCAACGGTGGTTTGATGCGTAACTTCCCTTTGGTGGTCTACTGCCTCAAGCAGTGGGACTGCTTTGCCCCCACCTCGCTGCAGCAGTGCCATTTGACCCACAATAATCCTATTGCCGATGAAATTACCCTGCATTTTGGCGAGGTAACCCGTGTTTTACTGGAGGAGGGGGACAAGCTAAGGGCCCTGGACATGGTGAGTGCTTTTATCAGGAAGCATCCTGAGTATTCGTGGTCTCGTTACAAGGGCCAAAACAGCGGATATATTGTGCATACCTACAAGTGTGTCATGCATCACTTTTTTGATGGAACCAGCCTTGAGGACATTCTTGTCCGGGTGGTCAATCAGGGCGGCGATGCCGACACCAATGCTGCCATAGCTGGTATGCTGGCAGGGGCTCTCCACGGTCCCGGCGCTATTCCCCGTCGCTGGATACGCAAGCTGGATCGTCAGATCAAAAGTCAGATAGAACAGCAGAGCCATGACCTGCTCCAGCTCCCCTGTCAGGTATACTCCAGTCAGATCGACAAAAGCGACAGCTTGTAACTTTTGTCATCTTTGTCACCGCGCTTTTGATGGGGTTTCTCCGGTAACCCTCATCAAAAAAACAACTTCCATATGTGGCATCTGTCTTGCTCTACCATAAATCAGAACAGGAGGGTGCCATGAACACCAGATGTCGTAAAAACCAGGAAGAGCGCCAGAATCACCAGCGTCTGCAGGAGCGGATTGCCAATCATCCATGCTACTGCGCCAAGGCCCACGGAAAATACTCACGCATCCATTTGCCAGTGGCTCCCCGGTGCAATATTCAGTGCAATTACTGCAATCGCAAGTATGACTGCTCCAACGAATCTCGCCCTGGTGTTACCAGCCAGGTTATAACTCCTCAGCAGGCTCTTGAGCGGGTGAAGTTGCTGCGCGAGCGCGTTCCAAATCTCAGCGTGGTGGGGATTGCGGGTCCCGGTGACGGGCTGGCCAACCCGGAAGAGACGCTGCGCACGATTGAGCTGGTGCGAGAGTTTGATCCGGAGCTGAAGCTGTGCCTCAGCACCAACGGCCTTATGCTGGCTCCTTTCGTCGACGATTTGAACGGACTTGGAGTAGAGCACATCACTGTTACCGTCAACGCAGTGGATGCACCCATTGGTGAGGCTATTTACCCCTGGGTAAACCTCAATGGCAAGCGCTATACTGGCCTTGATGCTGCTGCGATTCTGTGGC
Encoded here:
- the nifE gene encoding nitrogenase iron-molybdenum cofactor biosynthesis protein NifE, with product MLTPAIAPDTQCDHHTATPDGKPRCVKPTPGAAAGGCAFDGAQIVLVPIADAAHLVHSPATCIGNSWNNRGTRSSHSALYRQGFTTDMDELDIVFGAESKLLAATLELHQRYSPPAIFVYSTCVSAMTGEDIDAVCREATSETGIPVIPVNSPGFIGSKNYGNKVAGQTLLQHVIGTGIPTSRTSTDVAITAEYNIAGELWRIEPLLEEAGIRLLSRITGDATYHEITWAHYARANMVVCSRALVDMARSMEQRYGIPYFEGSFYGMGQTGEALRHFARLLADDEISRRIEQIIAREEARTRQELAPYLPVLKGKKAFIYSGGVKSWSMVHQLEELGMEVIGSGIRKSSEEDIERLRQHFEGTQKVLLEKGDGALMLDLLKREDADVFIAGSRNMYTAMKGRYPYVDVNQERIHSYAGYDGLITLAQDLVHTMSSPIFKLARSTAPWEQKQA
- the nifB gene encoding nitrogenase cofactor biosynthesis protein NifB codes for the protein MNTRCRKNQEERQNHQRLQERIANHPCYCAKAHGKYSRIHLPVAPRCNIQCNYCNRKYDCSNESRPGVTSQVITPQQALERVKLLRERVPNLSVVGIAGPGDGLANPEETLRTIELVREFDPELKLCLSTNGLMLAPFVDDLNGLGVEHITVTVNAVDAPIGEAIYPWVNLNGKRYTGLDAAAILWQRQQEGITRAVELDAIVKINTVFIPEVNATHIMDITRTVKELGVFIHNIVPLICKPEHGTAFGAMGLREPEEWEIDAVRNAGTAVMGHFSRIMKHCKQCRADAAGLLGEDIDLQTLTEQER
- the draG gene encoding ADP-ribosyl-[dinitrogen reductase] hydrolase, giving the protein MAISQYDRVLGAYLAFAVGDALGAPAEFMTPREIAHHHGVLRNMAGGGWLGVKPGQITDDTQMSLALGQSIVEQKGFALEAVADHFVAWMRSKPIDIGSTVRRGLRDYMLKGQTQSPLSEFSAGNGGLMRNFPLVVYCLKQWDCFAPTSLQQCHLTHNNPIADEITLHFGEVTRVLLEEGDKLRALDMVSAFIRKHPEYSWSRYKGQNSGYIVHTYKCVMHHFFDGTSLEDILVRVVNQGGDADTNAAIAGMLAGALHGPGAIPRRWIRKLDRQIKSQIEQQSHDLLQLPCQVYSSQIDKSDSL
- the fdxB gene encoding ferredoxin III, nif-specific, giving the protein MSTYIEGYRKDGTIWIPEFIVSLASEVCIGCGRCFKACTQGVLNLMEEEDEDDDDSRMFMSVVCEGQCIGCKACAAACPKSCFEHAPMEK
- a CDS encoding NAD(+)--dinitrogen-reductase ADP-D-ribosyltransferase gives rise to the protein MVWKVMRDENLKPYYHATNWIHLPAALFASRQYHASVTPDSEVRISGVLEYHGELFRAIEKSQSIEEASRIFQDYMQVLFNLDEKVRGKSVASYLRLLRGWLFDANSAEGAVLKGWVESRFGLVPFYHRKVIRNIHTKAYQEYMYQRMHPRINRNMIYYQLDLLYTYTQHIIRRFHPEFLPHVTLHRGVNDVHDHLVVEEYSKRHSCIEHNNLVSFSLDKSIAQQFGDFIMDVEVPFTKILFFSGIIHRQGFAGEMEFLVIGGRYDTRISYF
- a CDS encoding nitrogen fixation protein NifZ, with translation MEFRVNQRVRVSRDVRNDGTCSSCKSGCIVARAGDEGFVREVSEFLFRPAIMVHFLERNAVLGFREDELEIVEDYDPDAGEWRKVVGD